The DNA region GTTCGTGGCGACATTCATAGTATTAAAATTGGTCGTCGTTCTAATATTCAAGATGGTAGCGTTATACACGTTACCCATGCCAGTGACTTTAACCCAGGGGGCTACCCTGTTGTGATTGGAGAAGACGTAACCGTTGGGCATAAGGTGACACTGCATGGCTGCACCATTGGTAATCGTTGCCTGATTGGAATGGGCGCTATTGTGATGGATGGCGCTATCGTCAATGACCAAGTGATAATTGGTGCTGGGAGTCTTGTCCCTCCGGGAAAGGTATTAGAAAGTGGCTATTTATATATTGGCTCTCCAGTCAAAAAAGCTCGGCCCATTAATGAAAAAGAAGCCCAGTTTTTAGCCTATTCACCGCAGAACTATGTTCGATTGAAAAATAAATACCTTAACGAGGCAACCTAATGCGTTTCTTCAACTAAACTGAAAGGTATCATTCATTCATTATCCTAAGGGCTACTGTCATGCGTCATTTCTCGTTTGCTCGACAACCCATACTAAACCGCTCCTTAGAGCTTCACGCCTATGAATTTTTGTATCGCCCGATTGAAGATGAAAAGCAACAAACACATTCTCTTACTGCTGAGGTTATCGCTTCTTCTGCCTTAGACTTAGGGTTACAAAAAGCAGCAAACAACCACTTTGTTTTTATCAATATATCGTATGAAGATTTATTTAGCCCTCTGATTGAAGCTCTGCCTTCTGAGCAAGTTATCTTAGAGTTATTAGAAGACATTCAACCTGACGCTAGTCTTATCGAAAGAGCTCAAGAGCTTTCAGAAAAGGGATTTACTTTCGCTCTTGATGACTTCGTGTACAGCCCAAAATGGGACCCTTTAATCGAATTAGCCTCTATTATTAAGTTTGATTTAACCCTCACCTCCATCGAGGTCAACAAAGCCTTAATTGAAAAACTCCAACCTTGTGCTATACAATTTTTAGCTGAAAAAATAGAGACCTTCGACGACTTCAATGCCTATAAGCAAATAGGCTGCGAGCTATTTCAGGGATATTTCTTTTCAAGACCAGAGTTAATAAAAGGGCGTACTGTTAGCGCTAGCACGTTTGCTATCATCCAACTTCTAGCCCATGTTAACCAGGTGGACATTTCAATGTCTGAACTCGAAAGCACCATTGAAAAGGACCCTAATCTTACCCATATGCTTTTAAAGTATTTAAACTCTGCCAGCTTCTCGTTCAAAAACCCCATTGAACGAATTAAACAAGCCATTGTTATCTTAGGTATTGATGAAACAAAGAAGTGGGCGACATTAATTAGCTTGCGCAGCATCCCTTCTAAACCCTTAGAGCTTATAAAGCATGCCTTAGTACGTGCTAAATTGGCAGAAAACATTGCCGTAAAGAACGACAAAGCACACCCAAACAGCTATTTTCTAATGGGGCTGCTGTCTACATTGGATGCCTTATTAGACATGACAATGAAGGAGGCCGTTAAACCCCTACCCTTGAAAAGTGAGATTATAGACGCCTTAGTTGAACAAAAAGGTGAGATGGGTGAGGTCTTAAAAATAATCATTAAACATGAGCAGCAACTTAATTGGCCCATAGGTGATAACTATTCAAACGACTATTTAAAAGCATGCCAATGGGCTGATGATGCTAGCTCATCCATTTAACTTTACAAGCTCAACAGCATTTCAATGCGCTTTACTTTAGCCCCTTTAAGACGGCTGAAGTCTCAGGCATAACTCCACGCCAAAGATGAAACGCATGCGCTGCTTGCTCGACTAACATACCCCGACCATCCACTGATAAGCGGGCGCCTTCTTGCATACCCCAACACACAAATGCTGTCGGCTGCTCACTATACGCCAAATCATAGCAAACCCCGTTCGGCGACAATAAGCCATTTGCTATCTCAGGCAAAGAACCACTTAAACTGGCCGATGTCGCATTAATGATCAAATCAAATTGCTTTCCTGCTAAGTCTTCATAACTTGAAGACTGAATTCGGCCCAATGAAGAAAATAAAACTTCCATTGCTTTTGCTTTTGAGACAGTTCTATTAGCCAAATAAAGTTGCCTAGGCTTTGCCTCGAGCAACGGCCCTAGTATTCCACGAGATGCTCCGCCAGCACCCAACACAAGGACTCGCTGATCATCTATCTCCACCCCTAAATTTGTGCAAAGGTCAGTTAACAGCCCTATACCATCGGTATTATCACCTAATAAAGAACCATCGTCTAAACGCTTAATCGTATTAACCGCCCCACTAAATTTAGCGCGCTGTGTTAATTGGTCTACTGCTTCATATGCGAGCTCTTTCAAAGGTACGGTGCAATTAACACCTTTTCCACCAGCCTTAAAAAAATCAGCAAGCGCTTCATTAAACACGTCGGGCTTCACTTCCTGCGCCTCATAGCTTAATTGCTGCCCAGTCTGATCAGCAAACTGTCGGTGAATAATAGGTGATAAACTGTGCCCAATGGGAAACCCAAATACTGCGTAGCGATCCGTCATTATTTTTCTTCCGTTAGCCAGCGTGCCACATCTTTTGCAAAGTAAGTTAAAACACCCTGCGCACCTGCCCGTTTAAATGCCAGTAAAGACTCTAAAACAACCGCTCGCTCCTCAAGCCAAGCATTTTGCACCGCTGCCTTTATCATTGCGTACTCCCCACTCACCTGATAAGCAAATACGGGGGTGTCAAACGATTCAGCCACCCGACGAACAATATCTAGGTAGGGCATGCCTGGCTTGACCATTACCATGTCAGCACCTTCTTCAATATCTAAGCCGACTTCAATCAATGCCTCATCGGTATTTGCACAGTCCATTTGATAACTGTACTTATTGCCTGCTCCTAACTGAGCCGCAGAACCCACTGCATCCCTAAACGGGCCATAAAAACTGGACGCATATTTCGCCGAATAGGCCAAAATTTTAGTATTCGTATAGCCCTCTACCTCCAGTGCTTCGCGGATTGCACCCACACGACCATCCATCATATCTGAGGGTGCCACCACATCAGCCCCCGCTTCTGCATGGGACAAGGCTTGTTTTACCAACACCTCCACCGTGTCATCGTTTAACACATAACCAGTATCGTCAATCAACCCATCCTGACCATGTGTTGTAAAAGGGTCTAAGGCGACATCGGTAATAACACCTAGCTCCGGCAATGCAGCCTTTAACGCCCGAACTGCTCTTTGCGCCAAACCTTGCGGGTTCCACGCTTCCTCTGCTGAACTTGTTTTAACACTCGCGGGCGTCACAGGAAATAAGGCAATCGCAGGCACCCCTAGTGTCACGAGTTCACGCGC from Cycloclasticus pugetii PS-1 includes:
- a CDS encoding gamma carbonic anhydrase family protein, whose protein sequence is MHVKSFDSKTPRTEDSTFIHDTAVVIGDVELAADVSIWPLAVVRGDIHSIKIGRRSNIQDGSVIHVTHASDFNPGGYPVVIGEDVTVGHKVTLHGCTIGNRCLIGMGAIVMDGAIVNDQVIIGAGSLVPPGKVLESGYLYIGSPVKKARPINEKEAQFLAYSPQNYVRLKNKYLNEAT
- a CDS encoding EAL and HDOD domain-containing protein; its protein translation is MRHFSFARQPILNRSLELHAYEFLYRPIEDEKQQTHSLTAEVIASSALDLGLQKAANNHFVFINISYEDLFSPLIEALPSEQVILELLEDIQPDASLIERAQELSEKGFTFALDDFVYSPKWDPLIELASIIKFDLTLTSIEVNKALIEKLQPCAIQFLAEKIETFDDFNAYKQIGCELFQGYFFSRPELIKGRTVSASTFAIIQLLAHVNQVDISMSELESTIEKDPNLTHMLLKYLNSASFSFKNPIERIKQAIVILGIDETKKWATLISLRSIPSKPLELIKHALVRAKLAENIAVKNDKAHPNSYFLMGLLSTLDALLDMTMKEAVKPLPLKSEIIDALVEQKGEMGEVLKIIIKHEQQLNWPIGDNYSNDYLKACQWADDASSSI
- the aroE gene encoding shikimate dehydrogenase, encoding MTDRYAVFGFPIGHSLSPIIHRQFADQTGQQLSYEAQEVKPDVFNEALADFFKAGGKGVNCTVPLKELAYEAVDQLTQRAKFSGAVNTIKRLDDGSLLGDNTDGIGLLTDLCTNLGVEIDDQRVLVLGAGGASRGILGPLLEAKPRQLYLANRTVSKAKAMEVLFSSLGRIQSSSYEDLAGKQFDLIINATSASLSGSLPEIANGLLSPNGVCYDLAYSEQPTAFVCWGMQEGARLSVDGRGMLVEQAAHAFHLWRGVMPETSAVLKGLK
- the hemB gene encoding porphobilinogen synthase produces the protein MKINKTNSILVRRQRRMRSSQFSRRLMRETVLTTDDLIYPVFVIEGESQRQTIDSMPGVERLSIDLLVDEARELVTLGVPAIALFPVTPASVKTSSAEEAWNPQGLAQRAVRALKAALPELGVITDVALDPFTTHGQDGLIDDTGYVLNDDTVEVLVKQALSHAEAGADVVAPSDMMDGRVGAIREALEVEGYTNTKILAYSAKYASSFYGPFRDAVGSAAQLGAGNKYSYQMDCANTDEALIEVGLDIEEGADMVMVKPGMPYLDIVRRVAESFDTPVFAYQVSGEYAMIKAAVQNAWLEERAVVLESLLAFKRAGAQGVLTYFAKDVARWLTEEK